A part of Deltaproteobacteria bacterium genomic DNA contains:
- a CDS encoding amidohydrolase family protein, whose protein sequence is MAYDFVIRGATICDGTGQPRYTGDVAVEGGTIRQVGGKAGAARREVDGDGLVAAPGFIDGHTHMDAQLLWDPQVTSSCYHGVTSIVTGNCGLSLAPCKPEDRDILLQTFSHVEGMDIDLLRRAVEWSWTDMAGYMDAVAAMRPALNVGMLVGHCPLRQYVMGEDAIKRAATPDEVAAMQVLLRDALNAGLLGFSTNRNERHFREDGEPLPSRLAEWEELEALGQVLTDLNRGVIQMSSAGQNAERVASLADFSLRTGRPVVWNSILHRWARPDEWRELLDATVKGFERGAQAWANTNVRPFNNRFNLIDGQEFDEFPTWRGLMFSPIEERRAAFQDPEVRKKLRWEVVEDTSTSAFHRRWDIVYIVKPATEKNAHLKGANVADYARSVGKDVFDAFMDLCLEENLETGFQTAHTNGDADAVGAIVANPYTVLGQSDAGAHVAIDAGFGYCTLLLAKYVRERGDLTLEEGVRKLTSMQADICGIADRGRLEEGMAADVTVFDPATVAPREPELLHDFPGGAARLAQYADGIHTVLVNGEVSLEGGEPTGERAGKVLRNGV, encoded by the coding sequence ATGGCATACGATTTCGTGATTCGCGGCGCGACCATCTGTGACGGCACGGGCCAGCCTCGTTACACGGGGGACGTGGCCGTCGAGGGGGGTACCATCCGCCAGGTGGGCGGCAAGGCCGGCGCGGCCCGGCGCGAGGTGGACGGCGACGGCCTGGTGGCCGCCCCCGGCTTCATCGACGGCCACACCCACATGGACGCACAGCTCCTGTGGGACCCCCAGGTGACGAGTTCCTGCTACCACGGCGTCACCAGCATCGTCACCGGCAACTGCGGCCTGAGCCTCGCCCCGTGCAAGCCGGAGGACCGGGACATCCTGCTCCAGACCTTCTCCCACGTGGAAGGCATGGACATCGACCTCCTGCGGCGCGCGGTGGAATGGAGCTGGACCGACATGGCCGGCTACATGGACGCGGTGGCGGCCATGCGTCCGGCGCTCAACGTCGGCATGCTTGTGGGCCACTGCCCGCTGCGCCAGTACGTCATGGGCGAGGACGCCATCAAGCGCGCCGCCACCCCGGACGAGGTCGCGGCCATGCAGGTGCTCCTGCGCGACGCGCTCAACGCCGGGCTCCTGGGCTTCTCCACCAACCGCAACGAGCGCCACTTCCGCGAGGACGGCGAGCCGCTGCCGAGCCGGCTGGCGGAATGGGAAGAGCTGGAAGCGTTGGGGCAGGTGCTTACGGACCTGAACCGCGGCGTCATCCAGATGAGTTCCGCGGGCCAGAACGCCGAGCGGGTGGCCTCGCTGGCCGACTTCTCGCTGCGCACCGGCCGTCCGGTGGTGTGGAACTCCATCCTGCACCGCTGGGCCAGACCGGATGAGTGGCGCGAGCTGCTGGACGCCACGGTGAAGGGCTTCGAGCGCGGCGCCCAGGCCTGGGCCAACACCAACGTCCGCCCCTTCAACAACCGCTTCAACCTCATCGACGGTCAGGAGTTCGACGAGTTCCCCACCTGGCGCGGCCTCATGTTCAGCCCCATCGAGGAACGCCGGGCCGCCTTCCAGGACCCGGAAGTGCGCAAGAAGCTGCGCTGGGAGGTGGTGGAGGACACCAGCACCTCGGCCTTCCACCGGCGCTGGGACATCGTCTACATCGTCAAGCCCGCCACCGAGAAGAACGCCCATCTCAAGGGCGCCAACGTGGCCGACTACGCCCGCTCCGTGGGCAAGGACGTCTTCGACGCCTTCATGGACCTGTGCCTGGAGGAAAACCTGGAAACCGGTTTCCAGACCGCCCACACCAACGGCGACGCCGATGCCGTCGGCGCCATCGTGGCGAACCCCTACACCGTACTGGGCCAGTCCGACGCCGGCGCCCACGTGGCCATCGACGCGGGCTTCGGCTACTGCACCCTGCTGCTGGCCAAGTACGTGCGCGAGCGCGGCGACCTGACCCTGGAGGAGGGGGTGCGCAAGCTCACCTCCATGCAGGCCGACATCTGCGGCATTGCCGACCGCGGCCGGCTTGAAGAGGGAATGGCCGCGGACGTGACGGTGTTCGACCCCGCCACCGTCGCCCCCCGCGAGCCCGAGCTGTTGCACGACTTCCCCGGCGGCGCCGCCCGGTTGGCCCAGTATGCGGACGGCATTCATACCGTCCTGGTCAACGGAGAGGTGTCACTGGAGGGCGGCGAGCCCACCGGGGAGCGGGCGGGGAAGGTGCTGCGGAACGGGGTGTAA
- a CDS encoding tripartite tricarboxylate transporter substrate binding protein translates to MTRLFHAVVIGFAALPLFAVPSHAEFPEKNINSVVTFSPGGGFDTISRAITRFGEKYLPKGVKMIVKNVTGAGGITGTVYLYRSKPDGYTIGQLHGGMMAVPFLRGVKKTGYDYEKFTWVARVGGEPYALLLRKDSKYKSLEDLQRSKRVTWGLEAIGVGRWVDAFIAAAELGIDYQVVSGYRGTGENLPGLLRGDYDVFFQPIDHPSVVPYLKTGEIRPVLTMGPKRAINAPDVRTAIEAGYNVTVSSARHIAAPPKTPAKVVKVLETLLMKAMNDKDYDAFIKKSGLVLDPGGTARANKDIADLAALYRKYSPAMKKALKQ, encoded by the coding sequence ATGACTCGTCTTTTTCATGCCGTAGTTATCGGCTTCGCGGCACTCCCGCTTTTCGCCGTCCCGAGCCACGCGGAGTTCCCGGAAAAGAATATCAACAGTGTCGTCACCTTCTCACCCGGTGGGGGCTTCGACACCATCTCGCGGGCCATCACCCGCTTCGGCGAGAAGTATCTGCCCAAGGGCGTCAAGATGATCGTCAAGAACGTCACCGGGGCCGGCGGCATCACCGGCACCGTCTATCTCTACCGCTCCAAGCCCGACGGCTACACCATCGGACAACTGCACGGCGGCATGATGGCCGTGCCGTTTCTGAGGGGCGTCAAGAAGACGGGCTACGACTACGAGAAGTTCACCTGGGTGGCGCGGGTCGGCGGCGAGCCCTACGCCCTGCTCTTGCGCAAGGACTCCAAGTACAAGTCGCTGGAGGACTTGCAGAGGTCCAAACGCGTGACCTGGGGTCTCGAGGCCATCGGCGTCGGACGTTGGGTGGACGCCTTCATTGCGGCCGCCGAGTTGGGCATCGACTACCAGGTCGTGTCCGGCTACCGCGGCACCGGCGAGAACCTGCCCGGCCTGTTGCGGGGGGACTACGACGTCTTCTTCCAGCCCATCGACCATCCCTCCGTGGTGCCGTACCTCAAGACCGGCGAGATCCGGCCGGTCCTGACCATGGGACCGAAGAGGGCCATCAACGCTCCCGATGTCCGCACCGCCATCGAGGCGGGGTACAACGTCACGGTGTCTTCAGCCCGCCACATAGCGGCCCCCCCGAAAACCCCGGCCAAGGTGGTGAAAGTCCTGGAGACGTTGCTCATGAAGGCCATGAACGACAAGGACTACGATGCGTTCATCAAGAAGTCGGGGCTCGTGCTAGATCCGGGCGGCACCGCGCGGGCCAACAAAGACATCGCGGACCTCGCGGCGCTCTACCGGAAGTACTCGCCCGCGATGAAGAAGGCCCTGAAGCAGTAG
- a CDS encoding LLM class flavin-dependent oxidoreductase has protein sequence MEFGMQFFPCVGPAHRSAAAYFDDCLRLCELCDEYGYTRIRTVEHYFHFYGGYSPNPIVFLTAASQRSAAARLVTGAVLPVFNNPLKLAGEIGMLDAISGGRLEVGFARAFLPHEYQRFGISPDESVARFDEGMAQVRRLLEEENVTDKGRFHSFENIPSLPRPTQKPRPRFWTAALATPRSFEKAGAQGNWIMAIPIARSAMRELCGIYREAWDKAGHPGKGRVMLAFHMYCHEDADEAARIARGPLNRYLAALVDAASGWITGASSADYKGYDKIIAALKRETFESQVESGAAWVGTPNQLAERIAAYDEVVGGIDDASLQVNFNDMSLDDAERSVRLFGEEVMPGFGAVKAAAK, from the coding sequence ATGGAATTCGGGATGCAGTTCTTTCCTTGCGTGGGGCCGGCCCACCGTTCGGCGGCCGCGTACTTCGACGACTGCCTGAGGCTGTGCGAGCTGTGCGACGAGTACGGCTACACCCGCATCCGCACGGTGGAGCACTACTTCCACTTCTACGGGGGCTACAGCCCGAACCCCATCGTGTTTCTCACCGCGGCCTCTCAGCGCAGCGCGGCCGCGCGCCTGGTCACCGGCGCGGTGCTGCCGGTATTCAACAACCCGCTCAAGCTCGCGGGCGAGATCGGCATGCTCGACGCCATCTCCGGCGGGCGGCTCGAAGTCGGTTTCGCGCGCGCGTTCCTGCCCCACGAGTACCAGCGTTTCGGCATCTCGCCGGACGAGTCGGTGGCGCGTTTCGACGAGGGCATGGCACAGGTGCGCCGTCTGCTCGAAGAGGAGAACGTCACCGACAAGGGGCGGTTTCACAGCTTCGAGAACATCCCCTCGCTGCCGCGCCCGACGCAGAAGCCGCGCCCCCGGTTCTGGACCGCGGCCCTCGCCACCCCGCGGTCATTCGAAAAGGCCGGGGCGCAGGGGAACTGGATCATGGCCATCCCGATCGCCCGCTCCGCCATGCGCGAGCTGTGCGGCATCTACCGCGAAGCATGGGACAAGGCCGGCCATCCGGGCAAGGGCCGCGTGATGCTCGCCTTCCACATGTACTGCCACGAAGACGCGGACGAAGCGGCGCGGATCGCGCGCGGTCCCTTGAACCGTTATCTGGCAGCGCTGGTCGACGCCGCATCGGGCTGGATCACCGGCGCCTCCTCCGCCGACTACAAGGGCTACGACAAGATCATCGCCGCCCTCAAGCGCGAGACCTTCGAGTCCCAGGTGGAGAGCGGCGCGGCCTGGGTCGGCACGCCGAATCAACTGGCGGAGCGGATCGCCGCCTATGACGAGGTGGTGGGCGGCATCGACGACGCCTCGCTGCAGGTCAACTTCAACGACATGAGCCTCGACGACGCCGAACGTTCGGTTCGCCTGTTCGGCGAAGAAGTGATGCCGGGTTTCGGCGCCGTGAAAGCGGCGGCGAAGTAG
- a CDS encoding amidohydrolase family protein: protein MARDIEVIDADGHITESDEQLKQYMETPWVDRTATLYPIDNWDRSIGGTLGTTAGDAKTWLNAMDEGGLTTAYLYPTGGLGIGWIREPDLAVALCKAWNDFVSEEFQKVSPRLKGVALVSFQDVPEAVKELRRAVQELELTGLMLPAVGLRLPLGHQDYWPIYEEAEKLNCMVGVHATVRGPQYFGADGFDQFIEVHTLSHAFAQMMQMTSMIFRGVMDRFPNLRVAFMEAGCSWAPYWAGRMDEEWEKRGQAEAPLCKKKPSEYVRNGNIYFHAEDYEPFIGETGKWLSPDVLYYASDYPHWDMEFPENIDHLGRREDLSPEDKKWLLADSAKRLYGVID, encoded by the coding sequence ATGGCCAGAGACATCGAAGTCATCGATGCGGACGGGCACATCACCGAGAGTGACGAGCAGCTCAAGCAGTATATGGAGACGCCTTGGGTGGACCGGACGGCGACCCTCTACCCGATCGACAACTGGGACCGTTCCATCGGCGGAACCCTGGGGACGACGGCGGGTGACGCGAAGACGTGGCTCAACGCCATGGACGAGGGCGGCCTCACCACCGCGTACCTCTATCCGACCGGTGGTCTGGGCATCGGCTGGATCCGCGAGCCCGACCTGGCGGTGGCCCTGTGCAAGGCGTGGAACGACTTCGTCTCCGAGGAGTTCCAGAAGGTCAGCCCCAGGCTCAAGGGGGTGGCGCTGGTGTCCTTTCAGGACGTGCCCGAGGCGGTCAAGGAGCTGCGCCGGGCGGTCCAGGAGCTGGAGCTGACGGGGTTGATGCTGCCGGCGGTGGGGCTGCGGTTGCCGCTGGGGCACCAGGACTACTGGCCCATCTACGAGGAGGCGGAGAAGCTCAACTGCATGGTGGGCGTGCACGCCACGGTGCGCGGGCCGCAGTATTTCGGCGCGGACGGTTTCGACCAGTTCATCGAGGTCCATACCCTGTCCCATGCCTTCGCCCAGATGATGCAGATGACCAGCATGATCTTCCGCGGCGTGATGGACCGGTTTCCGAACCTCCGGGTGGCGTTCATGGAGGCGGGCTGCTCATGGGCGCCCTACTGGGCCGGACGCATGGACGAGGAATGGGAGAAGCGCGGCCAGGCGGAAGCGCCGCTGTGCAAGAAGAAGCCCAGCGAGTACGTGCGCAACGGCAACATCTACTTCCACGCCGAGGACTACGAACCGTTCATCGGCGAGACGGGCAAGTGGCTGAGCCCGGACGTTCTCTACTACGCGTCCGACTACCCCCACTGGGACATGGAGTTCCCGGAGAACATCGACCACCTCGGCCGGCGCGAGGACCTGTCTCCCGAGGACAAGAAATGGCTGCTGGCGGATTCCGCGAAGCGGCTGTACGGCGTGATCGACTGA